In a single window of the Drosophila subpulchrella strain 33 F10 #4 breed RU33 chromosome X, RU_Dsub_v1.1 Primary Assembly, whole genome shotgun sequence genome:
- the LOC119556597 gene encoding serine protease easter-like, producing the protein MALRSSIALYLCGVLLSSCCAKPKLHFGSCRGSGQCRLVEDCLAEPGFVQDEDSSECSYTVCCVRRQSEYSQSVENYCRHDLKPHISNGEITKVREFPWMAMLLYGDRLQPKCGGSLVSQRWVLTAAHCVPRHGYDEQLRLVRLGVWDVRIGGKDCRGMADCAPPFQDFPIARSIVHELYRPADTSGTSLEKHTHDIALLLLSRSVTYSEFIQPICLPSLYTPSRGDDYVDYSLTIAGWGRTSELTTDTSPVKIKAQVSGWSRDSCKKLYEDVGEGQMCAGGGASRKGSCFGDSGGPVMDGNQLVGIVSLGESKCGSDRGPMVVTRVESYVAWLERHLFTRPNATNKHSQLFNIFVRKVFS; encoded by the exons ATGGCTCTCCGATCTTCTATAGCATTGTATCTCTGCGGGGTGTTATTATCCAGCTGCTGTGCAA agcCCAAGCTGCACTTTGGCAGCTGTCGAGGATCGGGCCAGTGCCGCCTCGTTGAGGACTGCCTGGCGGAGCCGGGTTTTGTCCAGGACGAGGACTCCTCCGAGTGCTCCTACACGGTGTGCTGCGTGAGGCGCCAGTCGGAGTACTCGCAATCGGTGGAGAACTACTGCCGCCACGACCTGAAGCCCCACATTTCGAATGGCGAGATCACCAAGGTGCGGGAATTCCCCTGGATGGCCATGTTGCTGTACGGCGATAGGCTGCAGCCAAAGTGCGGGGGCTCGCTGGTGAGCCAAAGATGGGTCCTGACCGCCGCCCATTGTGTGCCCCGGCATGGTTACGATGAGCAACTGCGTCTCGTTCGCCTGGGAGTGTGGGATGTGCGGATTGGCGGGAAGGATTGCCGGGGCATGGCGGACTGCGCACCACCTTTCCAGGACTTTCCCATTGCGAGATCCATCGTTCACGAGCTGTACCGTCCCGCCGACACATCGGGTACCAGTCTGGAGAAGCACACCCACGACATTGCCCTGCTGCTACTCAGCCGCAGCGTCACCTACTCGGAGTTCATCCAGCCAATCTGCCTGCCCTCGCTGTACACTCCCTCCCGCGGCGATGACTATGTGGACTACAGCCTGACCATCGCCGGTTGGGGTCGCACCAGTGAGCTGACCACGGACACCAGTCCCGTGAAGATCAAGGCCCAGGTGAGTGGCTGGTCGCGGGACAGCTGCAAGAAGCTCTACGAGGACGTGGGCGAGGGCCAGATGTGCGCCGGTGGCGGTGCCTCCAGGAAGGGCAGCTGCTTCGGCGACTCCGGCGGCCCGGTGATGGATGGCAACCAGCTGGTGGGCATCGTCTCGCTGGGCGAGTCCAAGTGTGGATCCGACCGGGGACCCATGGTGGTCACGCGGGTGGAATCCTACGTGGCCTGGCTGGAGCGCCACCTGTTCACGCGGCCTAACGCGACGAACAAGCACTCGCAATTATTCAACATTTTCGTTAGGAAAGTTTTTAGCTAG